A single Uloborus diversus isolate 005 chromosome 7, Udiv.v.3.1, whole genome shotgun sequence DNA region contains:
- the LOC129226379 gene encoding transcription termination factor 1-like, with product MTESKLVLKSGLKSECSFVIDHSSSLSSISCQSYSNVVSYECDTDKGVLLQGVNKSVGSNASNEGCTESSKNKVTVQRNIKKRNNLGNSERAYKFCNTSCDNINTTNHSLFVSTDSCIENDEFQSSYNSEESQEIQIETVFGKEIFNIDFEPSKQIEANERMKRKFDFVPEPVDFEIPPLHEKERVVNPTKEDRERWAKLGVQIKKERWSPEEDRILKKNLMEFSKEYGISDLHMIFGFLSDHKKDVPFLGFLRAKHFYARLGKHLNNRTLKSVYARARIIFHPYASNKSWNPGEISKLIHLYNIFGNNWNIISKVLKKPSDYCYSYIKFF from the coding sequence ATGACTGAAAGTAAGTTAGTTCTAAAAAGTGGATTGAAATCTGAATGCAGTTTTGTAATAGATCATTCATCTAGTTTATCAAGCATTTCATGTCAATCTTATTCCAATGTGGTATCGTATGAGTGTGATACTGACAAGGGTGTGCTTCTTCAAGGGGTCAATAAATCAGTTGGTTCTAATGCAAGTAACGAGGGTTGTACTGAGTCTTCCAAAAATAAAGTAACTGTTcaaaggaacataaaaaaaagaaataacttagGAAATTCAGAAAGAGCGTATAAGTTTTGTAATACTTCATGTGACAATATTAATACCACAAACCATTCATTGTTTGTTTCTACTGACAGTTGCATCGAAAATGATGAATTTCAGTCAAGTTACAATAGTGAAGAATCACAAGAAATACAGATTGAAACTGTTTTTGGGAAAGAAATATTTAACATTGATTTTGAACCGTCAAAACAAATTGAAGCAAATGAgcgaatgaaaagaaaatttgattttgtgcCTGAACCTGTAGACTTTGAAATTCCTCCCTTGCATGAAAAAGAAAGGGTAGTAAACCCAACTAAAGAAGATCGAGAAAGGTGGGCAAAACTAGGTGTGCAGATCAAAAAAGAACGATGGTCACCAGAGGAGGAtagaatacttaaaaaaaatttgatggaaTTTTCTAAGGAGTATGGCATTTCAGATCTACATATGATTTTTGGTTTTCTTAGTGATCATAAAAAAGATGTCCCCTTTTTAGGGTTTCTAAGAGCTAAACATTTTTATGCAAGATTAGGCAAACATTTGAACAATAGAACTCTGAAAAGTGTTTATGCCAGAGCAAGGATTATATTTCATCCATATGCGTCCAACAAGAGCTGGAATCCTggagaaatttcaaaattaatacatttatacAACATTTTTGGGAATAATTGGAATATAATTAGCAAAGTGTTAAAAAAACCTAGTGATTATTGTTAttcatacattaaatttttttaa